The Sphingopyxis fribergensis DNA segment AGTCGCAGACACCAGGCGGGCAAGGTCTGCACTTCGTGCGGCTTCATGGCCGCACAGAAGAAGCAGCTCGACTTGACGGGAACGGGAAGACCTTCGGCTTTGATGCGAGCCGTGCATTGATGCCGGTCCCAGCCCCAGTCGCGTAAGGGGTAACAATAGTCATAGCGCGGGTCGACATGTCCCTCGCGGTGCGCATACCGGCGGCTGTCCGCTGGCGAAGCGTCGTAGCCGATGAGCTTGATCACCTTGTCACCGCGCGCCCAAGCCTGTTTCGCGAGATCCCAGCTCTCGACCCATTTGTCCTGCGGCTGGATCTTCCATTTCTGGCTGCAACTGTGCCGTCCGAAACTGATCGAGGGTAACGTCGCGTTGGTCAGGCAGTTTTCAAGCAACGAGAAATAGGGTGGCCAATGCTTGAAGCGCTTCGGCGCGTAGCGGACGATCTCGTGCGCGATGCCGCGGACGTCCATCCAGCGCTGGAATATCGGGAGATAGTCATAGGTTTCCGGACGCTCGCTGCCGGTATCGGCCGTCAATACGAGGTCGAGGGGCCTGCCGCGCGCGACCCACTCGATGATCATCGCCGTGCTGTCGAGTCCCATACCCCACGCGGCGATGACCGGCGTGCGTGGCAGCGCAGGATCGTCCGTAAGGCAGGGGCGTAGCCAGACACCAGACGCGAGGCGGGCGAGCGCGGCAGCCATATCAGCGGTTCCGGCAGTCGAGCGATCGCCGCAAGAAGTGGTGCGAATGATGTGGGCGTGAAGATGTCATCGGCGAAAACCCTTCAGAGGATCGTGCCAATGACCCCGCCTTCCCTCCTCCGCTTCGGGCCGGTCAGGCTACGAGGGTTGTCAAGTTTTCGCCCTTTTCGGGCGGCCGCGACGAAACCCTGAAGGGCCGCAGCGCCTCCCCGGTGCTCACGATGAACTGGATACAGCCGCTGGCGAGGCGGTTCCTGACAGCGACCGCATAGCAGCGCTCGAACGAGGCGAGTTCCGCGCGCCGCGGCGACAATTGGGTCGATGGTTCAGCGTTCGCCATGACAAGGTCCAGTCGAAGGGAATGAAGGGAGGCCCGCCTTCAGGCGCCGACGCGTTCGATCTTGAGCCGGAAGGCATCGCCGCCTTCGAGCACGATATGAATATGCGCGGCATCGATCCTCGAACTGGTCGCGATGCTGGCGATCTGGGCCTGCGTACCGAATGTCTCGGACACGATGTGCGCCGGGCGCTCGTCCGGACCGCACCCGACGTCTTCGCATTTGTCGACATGCGTCTCGATCAGTTCGGAAATGAAGGTGGCCATCGTCGAAAGGCGCGTCCTCGCGGAGCCAGCGTCGCCACCCTCGGGAGGACCGAGGTCGCGCAAGATGGGCGCAAGGGCATCGTTGATCAGGATCAAGAGATTCGACCGCCCCTCGGCATCCATTCCGGCGAGCAGCGAGGATGGGATCAAATTGTTGACCGCATGGGTCGCGTTGTCGATGAGATTGTCGAATTCATCTTCCGCCACGGGAGTGACTCCTCGGGAATCGGGCCGAGCGGGCGACCACCGGTTCGCCCGCTCGGATCAGGGTTTGGGCATGGTCATGCCGTGGTGATTTCAGGGTCAGCGTCATTGGCCGTCAGCGCGACCCGCACATCGCCTTGGTGGGCCTCGAGCGTGAGCCGCCGCCCGATCGGGATCATCCATTGAACCTCTTCGGCGAAGACGGCGCGGATATTCTCCGCCAGCGCTTCATCGGCTCCAAGAAGCAGTTCATTTGCAAATTTTCGGGCATCGCGCTCGAAATCGCGTTGCTGGGTGCGCCAGCTGTCGCTGATGCAATCCTCGTCGTAGGCGAAACAACAGTCCTCGATCTTCTGCGCAAGCGCCGCCGGTGCGATAGAGGCTCCTTCGCGAACGAAGACATGGGTTTCATCAAGACTCGTTCCGCCATTCGCGCAGACCAGCATATCGACCGGGAAGCACAGCGTCACGATCGGCTCGTCGGAGGCGGCGCAGCGGACGACTGGAACTTCGAGCGTGATCATTGGAACGCGTCCGGACAAAATGTCCGGGAAAATCACATCGCCGTCGGCGTAGTGAATCTGCCGCCCGTCAATCTCGGTCGCAAAGGACAGGCCCGTGACGCGGGGAAGGCCATCATACCATGTGTAGCCCGAGAAAGCGTCCTCGGCGCGGACGGCACGCAAGCCGAGCCGATCTTCGGTCAGCAGCGGCGCCGCGCATTGCTCGATATCGGCGTCATGATCGGGAACCAGGATCATCGGGACGGCCTCGATGCGGGCGCCCTCGGCGCCGCCACGATCGTCCGCGGTGCACGGGCGCCATTCGTAGAGCCAGGCGCTGGCTTCGGGAAGTTCGATGCCGAGGTCCGCGGCGCGCTGCCAGTTCTGGAATGAGAGACGATGGCTGCCCTCGGATCCAATCGTTCGATAGATGGCGGTCTGAACGGCGGCCCGCAGCGCGCCCAGTGCGGCATTGTCGACCACTTCCTTGCGCGCGGGGAGCACGAGCTGCAACGATGGGGCGTCGACGATATCAATCCGGGCGGTCCACGGATACGAAGCATCGACTTCTTTGACCGACGGCAATCGACAGGCGACCTTGACGCCGTGAAAATTGATGCGCGGCTCATTCACGAGGTCATAGCTGCCCCGAAAGATGCCGA contains these protein-coding regions:
- a CDS encoding ATP-binding protein, which gives rise to MALPSEIRPSVGDELITKVSRLFNGTITDVLNELFQNARRAGAGRIEVHVRDHEGGSSLHIADDGRGVDDPASFVTLGRSGWSDEIAQREDPAGMGVFSLAGRTVTVRSFSRVADEGWAMTIPADAWEGTQPLAVESCRIRAGTEIIIAMPKEWLCNLRAQVEAAARHFPLPIHFHGELLPREDFLEGAHRVEEWNGCRIGIFRGSYDLVNEPRINFHGVKVACRLPSVKEVDASYPWTARIDIVDAPSLQLVLPARKEVVDNAALGALRAAVQTAIYRTIGSEGSHRLSFQNWQRAADLGIELPEASAWLYEWRPCTADDRGGAEGARIEAVPMILVPDHDADIEQCAAPLLTEDRLGLRAVRAEDAFSGYTWYDGLPRVTGLSFATEIDGRQIHYADGDVIFPDILSGRVPMITLEVPVVRCAASDEPIVTLCFPVDMLVCANGGTSLDETHVFVREGASIAPAALAQKIEDCCFAYDEDCISDSWRTQQRDFERDARKFANELLLGADEALAENIRAVFAEEVQWMIPIGRRLTLEAHQGDVRVALTANDADPEITTA